One region of Salvia miltiorrhiza cultivar Shanhuang (shh) chromosome 3, IMPLAD_Smil_shh, whole genome shotgun sequence genomic DNA includes:
- the LOC131016323 gene encoding protein indeterminate-domain 12 — MFPMVIPNSSEEGSNSSSARVQDLGTLNSMVQNSNAMPQMKAKKKRNLPGNPDPDAEVIALSPKTLMTANRFVCEICNKGFQRDQNLQLHRRGHNLPWKLKQRSSKENRKRAYVCPEPSCLHHHPSRALGDLTGIKKHYCRKHGEKKWKCDKCSKIYAVQSDWKAHSKTCGTREYRCDCGTLFSRKDSFITHRAFCDALAEESARLSAATNSMLAPNPNGQPYLFSPQSLLPPPPLLPFSAHHRHFRSPYPNPINADVQIKHESLHIPLSSPLYQDHMTSAFQVSGGAAPLSATALLQKAATMGAAGGHVGSTMAHLDMHVASAWHKSSDGLTRDFLGLTGDQSGGNGGGREMLPLVKLSAFERDHHGFGFSETCSGWGNC, encoded by the exons ATGTTTCCAATGGTGATTCCGAATTCAAGCGAAGAAGGCAGCAATTCATCAAGCGCAAGGGTTCAAGATTTGGGCACCCTAAATTCAATGGTGCAGAATTCGAACGCGATGCCTCAGATGAAAGCGAAGAAGAAGAGGAATCTCCCAGGCAACCCAG ACCCTGATGCTGAGGTGATCGCGTTGTCTCCGAAAACCCTAATGACTGCAAACAGATTCGTGTGTGAGATCTGCAACAAGGGTTTTCAGAGGGATCAGAACCTTCAGCTCCACCGGAGAGGGCACAATCTGCCATGGAAGCTGAAGCAGAGGAGCAGCAAGGAGAATCGGAAGAGGGCGTACGTGTGCCCGGAGCCGTCGTGCCTCCACCACCACCCGTCGCGGGCGCTGGGCGACCTCACCGGAATCAAGAAGCACTACTGCCGGAAACATGGCGAGAAGAAGTGGAAGTGCGACAAATGCTCCAAGATCTACGCTGTTCAGTCCGATTGGAAAGCCCACTCCAAAACTTGTGGAACCAGAGAGTATAGATGTGATTGTGGAACCCTTTTCTCCag GAAGGATAGCTTCATTACCCACAGGGCATTTTGTGATGCATTGGCTGAAGAAAGTGCAAGGCTCTCAGCTGCCACAAACTCAATGTTGGCACCAAACCCTAATGGGCAGCCCTACCTCTTCAGCCCCCAAAGCCTCCTCCCTCCGCCGCCCCTCCTCCCCTTCTCCGCCCACCACCGCCACTTCCGCAGCCCCTACCCTAACCCCATCAATGCGGATGTCCAAATCAAACACGAATCCCTTCACATTCCCCTTTCTTCACCGCTCTACCAAGATCACATGACGTCGGCCTTCCAAGTCAGCGGCGGGGCGGCGCCGCTGTCAGCCACGGCGCTCCTGCAGAAGGCGGCGACCATGGGGGCGGCGGGGGGGCACGTGGGGTCCACCATGGCCCACCTGGACATGCACGTGGCTTCGGCGTGGCACAAGAGCAGCGATGGGTTGACCAGGGATTTTCTTGGGCTGACGGGCGACCAAAGCGGCGGCAACGGCGGCGGGAGAGAGATGCTGCCGCTGGTGAAACTGTCGGCGTTTGAGCGTGATCACCATGGATTTGGGTTCAGTGAAACCTGTTCAGGGTGGGGCAATTGCTGA